GTCGAAAAACATTTTTTAGGCTCAAATATTTTAGATGTATATATTGGTGCTTGTGTTCCACTTGGTTTAGTTAGAGATGTACTGATTGATAAAGAAAATTATACTGATGGAGGAAAAGTTGAAAGTACAGCGATAAAGAACAGTTTTGCATACGGTCTTGATGGATTTGTAGGGGTTCAGGCATTTATTGCAGATTTGCCATTAGCATTAGGTTTGGAGTTCAAAATATCAGGTATGGGATACCGTGGAAAAAAAACCAAGCATGAATATTCAATGACAGCCGTTGGAACTGCTGTTAATCAAACATATTATACTGCCGATGACGATCCTGATAATTTATTATTCAAAGATCTAAAATCACGAACATTTGAAACATCTTCTGATATTCGTTTTTCATTAAATTATTTCTTTGGTAGATAAATATTAATAATTTATAAAGTAAATACTAAAATTTTTTATTATGATAAAGTCGCAATACTATTTTATATTTTTAATATTATTTTCTTTTCTTTTTTCTTCATGTAATATAGGATTAAACACAAGAAAATCATTACGTACTACTTCTTTTATGCCGGACAAGGTAGAAATGCATATGACCCTTAAGGATTTTGAAAGCTTAGGTGAAGCAGAAGTTAGTATATCATTTAACAGATATTTTGGTTTTATTACTATTTTAAATGAGATTAACGGAAAGGAAGTTGCAAAAAGAAATGTTAATTCAATACAAACTTATGGTCGTTCATGGATGCATATTGGATATAATCTCGAAAAAGCTCTTTATGATGCACAAATAAAAATTCCGGAAGCAGAAATTTTTATTCCTGTATATATAATTACAGAACAACAAAAAATGTTTCTTGGATCAAAAACAAAAAAAACACTTAAAGTACGAGCTTATAAATTAAAGCACGAAGAAAAATCTAATTAGTGTCTGTCTCTAAAGTCAGAAAAATTAAGAAATGTCCCGTAGGGACAAACTATTTATAGCCCCCGATTTTAATCGGGGGTGTTGATAATCAGCGACATAGCCGCAGGAAGCACAATATTTATATTGAGCTTGTCGAAATGCTAATTTGAAAAATAAAATTTTATGCTGAGCCTGTCGAAGTATAACATCCTGCGGAATAACGAGACTTTATAGACAAACTCTAATTAGTTACTATTTATTAATTATCAAATGAGCAAAACGGTTCTGTTTTTTTTAATAATTCTTTTTTTTATTTCCTGTAAAAAAGAAAATGATCCATGCTTGTTATTAATAACTCCTGATGATTACTATTATGTTCAAGAGCCAAATGATATATTGAGTTTCAATATATCATGTTCATCTATTAATACACTGAAAAAATTTACAATAACAAGTAAAACAAAAAATACTTTTTCAAAAACAGAACTTGATACTTTAATAAATGCTGACAAATTTTATTTAGTATTTGAGTATCAGGTTCCTAAATTTCCTGACAGTGTTACAATACTTAATCTTCTGTTTACTTTAACCGATAATGGTGGAAACCAAACCCAAATGCTAAAAACTATTGAAATCAGGAGCGAAAGAGTTTTAGAAGAAACAGCAGGACATGTCATGTATTCACATTCTTCAGAAAAATATGATGCTTATAATTTATTATCAGGAAACCCAATACATTCCGAAATAGTGGATTCTTCACAAATACATATAATGGATATTTCAGTTGATTCGATTTGCGGAAATAGTTTAATGCGTAAATGGGTTTCTCCTGCTGGAATTAAATTTGTAAGATTTAATGATTTTGATTATCCTAATTCTACCATTATTAGTTTAATGAATTCATACAAAGCTGGAATAAAAAACGATTTTATCGAAAATCTTAATGAAGAAGATATTATTTTAACAAAAATAACCGATACCGAAGATACTGACTCTATTGTATATGTTGCTATTAAGATAATTAATATTATAGATGCCGATTCAACTGATATGGATAGGTATGTTTTTAATATAAAAAAATAGGTTCTTTCTTAATTTAAATGGGTAAATAATTTTAATAAATATTAAATATCGAATTTCAAATGATAAATGATAAAGTAAAGTATGATTTACAGGAACGATTGATAGATTTCGCAATAGATATTATTCATTTTATTGAATCTTTTCCCAATACCAAATCTGCAAATCACATTGGGGGACAAGTTCTTCGTTCTGGAACATCTCCTGCATTCAATTATGGGGAAGCACAAAGCGCTGAATCAAGACGTGACTTCATTCATAAAATGAAGGTTTGTCTGAAAGAATTGAGGGAAACGCAGGTGGGTCTTAAAATGATTCATCGTTTTAAAATTGCGAAATCCCAACAAGAAGTTGAATGTTTGCTTAAGGAATGTGGCGAATTAGTATTCCCGAGTACTCGGGATAAAGTCAATTGAAACAGCACAACGAAATAGTGCGGTTACAAAGAAAAAATAACTTTGATATTTTTCATTTAGCATTCGACATTTATCATTTTAATTTTAATCTTGCAATGCTGCAGGATAAAACAATATAAAATTTTAAGTTATGAAGGGTTAAAAAAAATCATAATGAAATAAAACTATGTAAAACAAAACTATTACCCACTTAAATTAAGAAAAAACCAAAAAATAAGCATTCTTTCTACTCCTTAATTAATGTAATTGTATTATGAAAAAAGCAAATATTTTTCTATCAATAATTTTATTAAGCATAATTTCATTTGGACAATCAAATTTTATTAATTGGGAAAAAACTTACGGTGGTGAATATGATGATAATGCCAAGTCAATTATAAGTACCACTACAGGAGAATTTGTTATAGCCGGTTGGACAGACTCAAAAGGTGCAGGTGGGAAAGATATATGGGTAATTAAAACAAATAGTACAGGAGAAATAATCTGGGAAAAAACTTTTGGAGGTTCAAAAGATGATTTTGCTAATTGTATAATAAATACTCCCGACCAAGAACTTCTCGTTGTTGGTGTGAAAACTTCTGAAACATCTAATTATCAGGATGTTTGCTTGTTAAAGTTAGACCAAAACGGAAAAAAAATCTGGGAAAAAACATATTTTGGAAGTGCAAAAGATAATGCTTATTCAGTTATTTCTGTTTCAGATGATGGATATGTAATTGTAGGAGCTAAAGAAACTAAAGGCGACCATGATCTTAATATCTGGGTTATGAAAACTGATAAAAAAGGCAAAAAAATATGGCAAAGCACTTCTGATATAAGGTATTATGACGATGTTGCATATTCTGTAATTGAAACAGAAGAATCAGATTTTATTATCGTAGGTTGGGCAAAAAATATCGAAGGAAAAAAAGATTTATGTTTATTCAAATTTGACATAAGAGGAAATTTGCTTTGGAAAAAATTGTATGGAGAAAAACAACATGATGCTGCTAATAAAATAATAAAAACTGCGAATGGAAGAAGAAGTGTTATTGTAGGTATTACAAATTCAAATGAAACTACTACCGGAAAATTATGGATTTTACAAATTGATAATAAAGCTAACATTATTTGGGAGAAAAAATATGGTAATTTTGAAATGGAATATTCAAACTGTATTGTTAACACATCTGATGGAGGATATATTATTGCAGGTAACACTATATCAACAGTATCCGGTAAAAATGATTTATGGATATTGAAATTGGATAATGAAGGCAATCTAAAATGGGAACAAACTTTTGATAGTAAGAAACAAGAACATGCAAGCTCATTAATTAAATTATCAAATGATAATTATTTATTAACGGGCTGGACTTCATCAAAAGGAAACGCTGATTTTTGGCTTATGAAATTTACTGATAATCCGGAACTTATAAAAAATGAAATTTCTAAATTCGACCCTGACAAATATTCTCCTGATATAACAGCTACACATTCGGTAATAGAAGAAAATACACTTAAAC
This genomic stretch from Bacteroidales bacterium harbors:
- a CDS encoding four helix bundle protein translates to MINDKVKYDLQERLIDFAIDIIHFIESFPNTKSANHIGGQVLRSGTSPAFNYGEAQSAESRRDFIHKMKVCLKELRETQVGLKMIHRFKIAKSQQEVECLLKECGELVFPSTRDKVN
- a CDS encoding caspase family protein, with amino-acid sequence MKKANIFLSIILLSIISFGQSNFINWEKTYGGEYDDNAKSIISTTTGEFVIAGWTDSKGAGGKDIWVIKTNSTGEIIWEKTFGGSKDDFANCIINTPDQELLVVGVKTSETSNYQDVCLLKLDQNGKKIWEKTYFGSAKDNAYSVISVSDDGYVIVGAKETKGDHDLNIWVMKTDKKGKKIWQSTSDIRYYDDVAYSVIETEESDFIIVGWAKNIEGKKDLCLFKFDIRGNLLWKKLYGEKQHDAANKIIKTANGRRSVIVGITNSNETTTGKLWILQIDNKANIIWEKKYGNFEMEYSNCIVNTSDGGYIIAGNTISTVSGKNDLWILKLDNEGNLKWEQTFDSKKQEHASSLIKLSNDNYLLTGWTSSKGNADFWLMKFTDNPELIKNEISKFDPDKYSPDITATHSVIEENTLKPVDIDITPKQIQQVSTNTKKIAVSNSDVDINIPHTNIKNDKTFAVIIGNENYKNEIQVKYAINDAETFKEYVIKTLGVPEKQVHCLSNATYGTILGEIDWLNNICKAFKGEAKILFYYAGHGMPDQSSKSAYLLPVDGIASNSGTAIKIDDLYSKLSEYPSKSVTVFLDACFSGGSRDGMLASGRGVKIKPEENTLKDNIVVFTAVSGDQTAHPYNEKQHGLFTYYLLKKLQETKGNVDYKTLSNYISTQVSQQSVINNKEQTPKINVSNNIQYTWEKWTLK